A portion of the Dermacentor silvarum isolate Dsil-2018 unplaced genomic scaffold, BIME_Dsil_1.4 Seq323, whole genome shotgun sequence genome contains these proteins:
- the LOC125941793 gene encoding E3 SUMO-protein ligase ZBED1-like, translating to MVSKGRSVTLSDVIPMVYGLKQGIHSFQPSHPVTLNLQQKLLSEVNTRFSGIEYLRPYAAATILDPRYKKYVFEHPQAVAMIVRYLSGKVAEKVGAAGRALEEDLARPNTSPPSYGIWTAVDQALRRNCTGTMDQESESQMPSQLKAYCNYPVVDRRANPRPLETWHSMRVGLEHVFEVVMEFLSIPATSVAPERLFSHAGCVAGQRKCRLSPKHLSQLTFLRSVEKSMWFKNINH from the exons ATGGTTTCGAAGGGTCGTTCCGTGACACTCAGCGATGTAATCCCGATGGTGTACGGCCTAAAGCAG gGTATCCACAGCTTTCAGCCCAGTCACCCCGTCACTCTCAATCTGCAGCAAAAGCTGCTCTCAGAAGTGAACACACGCTTTAGTGGCATCGAGTACCTGCGCCCGTACGCGGCCGCGACAATTTTGGACCCACGGTACAAGAAGTATGTTTTCGAACATCCTCAGGCGGTGGCAATGATCGTCCGGTACCTAA GTGGAAAAGTTGCTGAAAAGGTTGGTGCTGCCGGCCGCGCTCTAGAAGAGGATCTTGCTAGGCCGAATACGTCGCCTCCTTCTTATGGCATCTGGACCGCCGTTGACCAGGCACTTCGCCGTAACTGCACTGGTACAATGGATCAAGAGTCGGAAAGCCAAATGCCTTCGCAATTGAAGGCATACTGTAACTACCCCgtcgttgatcgtcgtgccaATCCCAGGCCGCTggagacgtggcacagcatgcgtgtgggtttggagcacgtattcgaagtagtgatggaGTTTTTGTCGATCCCAGCAACATCTGTAGCGCCAGAGCGGCTATTCTCACACGCTGGTTGTGTGGCCGGTCAAAGAAAGTGCCGGTTGTCACCCAAACACCtgagccaattgacattccttcgctctgtggAAAAGAGCATGTGGTTCAAGAACATTAACCATTAA